Proteins from a single region of Theileria parva strain Muguga chromosome 1, complete sequence, whole genome shotgun sequence:
- the cct8 gene encoding T-complex protein 1 subunit theta yields the protein MFQHKFGARALMREGGKFLGAADNPTLRNIEAIQQISDMLKTSLGPNSMKKLIVNHIDKKFVTSDCNTILAELEVVHPVGKIVLSSVESQKLQFGDGTNTLVALLGDLLTNAGELLQDGVHISDIRKGYEIAFNKLMEHLPSLVCYNIKDLRDHESLRGVLYSAMNSKFSYMSEFLSKLVTDAVISVMPADVSTFDPQNVRVVKLTGGSLMESNVVNGLVLIREPLGSVKKAYNCRVLVLSVGLEFAGPETKGTVLLKTAEQLLNFTKGEEKEMETVIKSISDKGVGVIVCNGAVSEMALHFCNKYNILVLKLISKFDLRRVCRTTRSQAVMNLSQLLPQKTDVQNGATADVNEELGYVESVELTEISSKKCVIMKAKDSRVNTIVLKGATNNQLDEVERGIDDAVALVDNLKVDGKFLPGAGAVELQLSVLLKKFSTSVSGLERYAVEAFAKSLQVVPKILATNAGVDCETLLTNLLSLHENGKNNSCVDVETGSCGDSMELKVFDHYQTKHNLLTLCYEALMTILTVDQIIVAKPAGGPKPPSQNNPDF from the exons ATGTTTCAACACAAGTTTGGAGCCAGGGCTCTCATGAGAGAGGGCGGAAAGTTTTTGGGAGCCGCAGATAACCCAACTCTACGTAACATAGAAGCAATACAGCAAATCTCTGACATGTTGAAGACGTCGTTGGGACCTAATAGCATGAAGAAACTCATTGTGAACCATATCGACAAAAAATTCGTAACGTCGGATTGCAACACCATTTTAGCTGAATTGGAAGTAGTACACCCAGTGGGCAAGATAGTCTTAAGTTCAGTAGAGTCACAAAAGCTCCAGTTTGGCGATGGAACAAATACCCTGGTGGCTCTTTTGGGAGATCTCTTAACAAACGCAGGCGAATTGCTACAAGACGGAGTACACATTTCAGATATCAGAAAAGGGTACGAAATAGCATTCAACAAACTGATGGAACATCTACCAA GTTTGGTTTGTTATAATATCAAGGATTTGAGGGACCATGAAAGTTTGAGAGGAGTACTGTATAGCGCAATGAACTCAAAGTTCAGCTATATGTCGGAATTCTTGAGCAAACTAGTTACGGACGCAGTGATATCAGTGATGCCAGCAGACGTATCAACGTTCGATCCTCAAAATGTCAGAGTAGTTAAGCTTACAGGAGGCTCACTCATGGAATCCAATGTAGTCAATGGGCTCGTGCTAATTAGAGAACCTTTAGGGTCAGTAAAGAAGGCATACAACTGCAGAGTTCTAGTGCTATCAGTAGGTTTGGAGTTTGCAGGACCTGAAACGAAAGGAACCGTATTGTTGAAAACAGCTGAGCAGCTGTTGAACTTCACCAAGGGAGAAGAGAAGGAAATGGAAACAGTAATCAAGTCAATAAGTGACAAGGGAGTGGGAGTTATTGTATGTAACGGAGCAGTCTCAGAAATGGCACTCCACTTCTGCAACAAATACAATATTCTTGTGCTGAAATTAATCTCTAAATTTGATCTAAGGAGAGTGTGTAGAACCACAAGGTCACAAGCTGTGATGAACCTTTCACAACTCTTACCGCAGAAAACTGATGTCCAAAATGGAGCAACCGCTGATGTAAATGAGGAACTTGGATATGTGGAGAGTGTGGAACTAACTGAAATTAGCAGTAAGAAGTGCGTTATAATGAAGGCTAAGGACTCCAGAGTCAACACTATTGTACTAAAGGGAGCAACAAACAACCAATTAGACGAAGTAGAAAGAGGAATCGATGACGCAGTTGCATTAGtggataatttaaaagttGATGGTAAATTTTTACCGGGAGCCGGGGCAGTAGAATTACAACTATCTGTACTACTTAAGAAGTTCAGCACCTCAGTATCAGGTTTGGAAAGATACGCAGTTGAAGCCTTCGCAAAATCTCTACAAGTTGTTCCTAAAATATTAGCAACTAACGCAGGAGTTGATTGCGAAACACTCCTAACAAACCTTCTAAGCCTCCATGAGAATGGAAAGAACAATTCATGTGTAGATGTTGAAACAGGAAGCTGCGGGGATTCCATGGAATTGAAGGTTTTTGATCACTATCAGACgaaacataatttattaacactGTGTTACGAAGCACTGATGACTATACTAACAGTGGACCAGATCATAGTAGCAAAACCAGCAGGAGGCCCAAAACCGCCAAGTCAAAATAACCCAGATTTCTAA
- the paa-1 gene encoding WD domain G-beta repeat protein, which yields MDDPENILYNQCIGIDRLCNDYSSTIVTYLTKGKYLKRGKKVYHKDVPSEIPNVLPVTFYTKYPNRYNGVCNHLVHAASNRNKFPNISLKWFPNGRMLLAGTQGGKFIMWNGITFQFDDIKRFPVGTGSVTCFEWSPFGDFLVAGDEYGKLALLSPALSLLNTNLYEGMNNGILDLSLSPNGSKFVACSDTYSPHIFDIQTTTLEGLLVAENIGSTSISCLQWNPYKNLVVTGSRTNIVTLWDPMNKSQITSIYAHKSPIHKILWNPNGITFLTTALDGLVKLWDVRILKPLLTYKIGASNQDESVYLTNVNNINLLKTSKAVTIVTAMSWNPVQTNVFAVGDNKSRLFHFTTDFTEPVSTVDLRVTDEKTPSTTSMDFHPFGHLLATCSDDRYVRFWSRSILGGYNRLYTQDSDFVLDDKVKHAPFTRFDFKNDIDVERIPSMKNTDK from the exons ATGGATGACCctgaaaatattttatataaccAGTGCATTGGAATTGATAGACTTTGTAACGACTATTCCTCAACAATAGTGACGTACCTAACTAAAGGAAAGTATTTAAAAAGAGGAAAGAAGGTGTATCATAAAGATGTACCATCAGAGATCCCAAATGTATTGCCAGTTACTTTCTACACAAAGTACCCGAACCGCTACAATGGAGTGTGCAATCACCTTGTTCACGCCGCATCAAATCGCAATAAGTTCCCAAACATTTCACTAAAg TGGTTTCCCAACGGGAGGATGTTGTTGGCAGGAACACAAGGTGGGAAGTTTATCATGTGGAACGGAATAACATTTCAATTTGATGATATAAAACGTTTTCca GTGGGAACAGGTAGCGTAACCTGCTTTGAGTGGTCACCTTTTGGTGATTTTTTAGTCGCAGGAGATGAATACGGAAAGTTGGCACTACTCTCACCAGCATTGTCACTGTTAAACACTAACTTATATGAAG GGATGAATAATGGTATTTTGGATTTAAGTCTGTCTCCAAACGGAAGTAAATTCGTGGCATGCTCAGATACATACTCTCCACATATATTTGATATACAAACGACCACTTTGGAAGGCCTATTAGTGGCAGAAAATATAGGATCGACATCGATAAGCTGTTTACAGTGGAACCCGTACAAAAACCTGGTGGTAACAGGTAGTAGAACAAACATAGTGACACTTTGGGACCCAATGAATAAATCACAAATTACATCAATTTATGCACACAAATCACCAAttcataaaatattatgGAATCCAAATGGAATTACATTCCTAACAACAGCATTAGATGGACTAGTAAAGCTATGGGATGTGAGGATACTAAAACCACTGTTGACATACAAAATTGGAGCTTCGAACCAGGATGAGTCAGTTTATCTAACAAATGTCAATAATATAAACCTGTTAAAGACTAGCAAAGCAGTGACAATAGTAACTGCAATGAGCTGGAACCCAGTACAAACGAATGTATTTGCAGTAGGCGATAACAAATCAAGACTCTTCCATTTTACAACCGATTTTACTGAACCAGTATCAACAGTAGATCTTAGAGTGACAGACGAGAAGACTCCATCCACAACATCAATGGATTTTCATCCGTTTGGACACTTATTGGCGACGTGTTCAGACGACAGATACGTCCGGTTCTGGAGTCGTAGCATCCTGGGAGGGTATAACAGACTATATACACAAGATTCCGACTTTGTCCTGGATGATAAAGTTAAACACGCGCCATTCACAAGGTTTGACTTCAAAAATGATATTGATGTGGAAAGAATACCTTCAATGAAGAACACAGATAAGTGA
- the rplA gene encoding Ribosomal protein L1p/L10e family protein yields MNLLNLFKFCFIFHLLYIDYIYCFVFYNFLNPELNKLNHTQFHLSASRNPKSSKYFKGEKERSEEDFHRILETAKSLNLTEKDLNEYALKHLPNESLRKRFLYLINPKKVENLLPKRLRKHLAILPQKNLEYSIDEAISRIKIISGTKFVEGIDVAIRIPVTTKKAKSTAGQYSKLITIPYKSLKSKRTKVGIFGIKDTVEEIKSKGLENLVFIGGEDLIKEFKEKQEVPEVNLVLSDVETYPKLSLLGKLLSKKGLMPNLAVGTVIESKTEFLEIVDDLIHRNVLVIKSDKAGDIKCNFADVSMPLDEIRTNLLEIFRYLKKNKPPYSTQKFVDKIFISSSMGPSFRLNVRQLRSNSK; encoded by the exons ATGAATCTGTTgaatttattcaaattctGCTTTATTTTTCATCTGTTATATATTGATTATATATACtgttttgtattttataattttttaaacccAGAacttaacaaattaaaccATACACAATTTCATTTATCAGCATCAAGAAATCCTAAATctagtaaatattttaaaggtgAAAAGGAGAGGTCGGAAGAAGATTTTCATCGGATTCTAGAAACAGCAAAATCACTTAACCTAACAGAAAAGGACTTAAACGAGTACGCATTAAAGCATCTCCCAAACGAGAGTTTGAGGAAGAGGTTTCTTTATCTAATAAATCCAAAAAAGGTTGAGAACCTACTCCCGAAACGATTACGCAAACATCTGGCAATATTGCCGCAAAAAAATCTAGAATATTCAATAGACGAAGCAATAAgtagaataaaaataatcagCGGTACGAAGTTTGTGGAAGGAATCGACGTTGCAATAAGGATACCAGTGACTACTAAAAAGGCAAAATCGACAGCAGGCCAGTACTCTAAATTAATAACAATACCATATAAATCACTCAAATCAAAGAGAACAAAAGTAGGAATATTCGGAATTAAAGATACGGTAGAGGAAATAAAATCTAAAG GACTTGaaaatttagtttttattGGCGGCGAAGATTTGATAAAGGAGTTTAAGGAAAAACAAGAGGTCCCAGAAGTAAACCTAGTTCTATCAGACGTTGAAACATACCCCAAACTGAGTCTTTTGGGGAAATTGTTATCTAAAAAGGGGTTAATGCCCAATTTGGCTGTTGGGACCGTCATAGAGTCAAAAACAGAGTTCCTAGAAATAGTAGACGACTTAATTCATAGAAACGTTCTGGTGATTAAATCAGACAAAGCAGGGGATATCAAGTGCAATTTCGCAGATGTATCTATGCCATTGGATGAAATAAGAACAAATTTGCTGGAAATATTTAG ATATTTGAAGAAAAATAAGCCCCCTTACTCAACGCAAAAATTCGTTGATAAGATATTTATATCATCATCAATGGGTCCCTCATTTAGATTAAACGTTAGACAACTGAGAAGTAAttctaaataa
- the vps16 gene encoding Vacuolar protein sorting-associated protein 16, with product MENWYQIGDKNIRREVWPTSQINSSPEDIKAIGPLGSMLAIVSGDPKSLNTDEENVKCVLRIYNGSCVLVTSVKWYVSFENILAIQWTDSLELVSVFTNGCVRVYSAHGELLRSFYLHSYGGSTNNRIEVDLTKYKIWSNGLVFINFGNQRLYLQKGFETQNSWVVELSDFALSVTALGIVANHNWNEVLVIFSTVNGTNYIKMDHLMKCTNFEDFQKYLLQINPCTYTHISTSPYHFLYTNLSTFDLENFNQEQDTNLNTNKKVKSNKYFIGMGNNEEGLLTSLCIDDRSVKILWEIKIDPFNNIYTMSEGILALTFTTKTDNLSNDPKSPSSPPILDTENKENNSNNLNSENDETEQLIRKDKESNLIKLIYNADYDLNIYTQVIDILSDVGGGLRVFTRNKMEYLDIVSIYSEVALSPDRCDVTNSLLRTYEMFKNGDESSSESLYSIRDKLHRASKICLEASKDQWNFETALLLIEFSIFSSSVNSLNNPSNVNDNTEEDAISDQKFKSTELVKEDELKGDRGHILIICYLRVCKNLVEYNIYTNINQLLLFGLKRLIVLLTSLKLYLLSIRICEFFRISPALVLLGWITTRIKLGTHLTDSELYNLISSRLDKYLGTVLSFSKVAQVVFKHGRDVLALSFIEREKCPYKQFKVLIKWNELSRAAKVANECGDPTLINFIILKTVSNNDISNIITLSNEYGLIKNMFVQQLLLSGNDKVLQVFYERTNLVFEAGLNSINIYNRNNPFLTSREGGRDGKDKRDDLNRERKYSLNYSNGYFGNKTNVDATFWHEAVNNEMVLLEHQINLENTHESLKSIRLVGRSLMETIYELYKLNLTKEVEVLVNTFKLPINQTRCTKIAAYHKTHNVQELFNLIQDKQFSSVYIKPNFTYFHLLLQTLISLGANSHVDTVIHGMKPSQQNYWRNFVNQFNKN from the coding sequence ATGGAAAACTGGTACCAAATTGGTGACAAAAATATTAGAAGAGAGGTCTGGCCAACCTCTCAAATCAACAGTTCACCCGAGGATATAAAAGCCATAGGTCCCCTGGGAAGTATGTTGGCGATCGTATCAGGAGATCCAAAGAGTCTTAATACAGATGAAGAAAATGTAAAGTGTGTGCTGAGAATATATAATGGCTCATGCGTTCTCGTAACATCAGTGAAATGGTACGTAAGTTTTGAAAACATCCTGGCTATCCAGTGGACTGATTCACTAGAACTGGTTTCAGTATTTACCAATGGCTGTGTTAGGGTTTACTCAGCCCATGGAGAACTTCTACGTTCATTTTACCTTCATTCGTACGGAGGGTCAACGAACAATAGAATTGAAGTGGACTTAACAAAGTATAAAATCTGGTCTAACGGGCTagtttttatcaattttggAAACCAAAGGCTGTACTTGCAAAAAGGGTTTGAAACCCAGAATTCCTGGGTTGTTGAATTGAGTGATTTTGCATTGTCAGTTACAGCCTTGGGAATTGTTGCAAACCATAATTGGAATGAAGTTTTGGTGATATTTTCCACTGTAAACGGGACAAACTACATTAAAATGGACCATCTCATGAAATGCACAAATTTTGAAGACTTCCAAAAATACCTGCTGCAAATTAATCCATGTACCTACACTCACATATCTACATCTCCTTACCACTTTTTATACACAAATTTGTCAACCTTTGACCTAGAGAATTTTAATCAGGAACAGGatactaatttaaataccaacaaaaaggttaaaagcaataaatatttcataGGTATGGGAAATAACGAAGAAGGACTCCTTACAAGTTTGTGTATAGATGATAGAAGCGTGAAAATACTATGGGAAATTAAAATAGACCCCTTTAACAACATTTATACTATGAGTGAAGGAATATTGGCCCTAACTTTTACCACAAAAACGGACAACTTATCAAATGATCCAAAGTCACCCAGCTCCCCGCCGATATTGGATActgaaaataaagaaaataactcaaataatttaaatagcGAGAATGATGAAACAGAACAGTTAATTAGAAAAGATAAGGAAAGTAACTTGATTAAGCTGATATATAACGCAGACTATGATTTgaatatttacacacaaGTAATAGACATTTTAAGTGATGTTGGTGGAGGGCTGAGAGTGTTTACAAGGAATAAGATGGAGTATTTAGATATAGTTTCAATTTATAGCGAGGTGGCGTTATCCCCAGACCGTTGTGATGTTACTAATAGTCTTCTCAGAACATATGAAATGTTCAAAAACGGAGATGAAAGTTCCTCAGAATCACTCTATTCAATACGAGATAAGCTACATAGAGCAAGCAAGATATGTTTGGAGGCATCAAAAGACCAGTGGAATTTTGAAACTGCTCTACTACTAATCGAATTTTCtattttttcatcatcAGTCAACTCTTTAAATAACCCAAGTAATGTGAATGACAACACTGAGGAAGATGCTATTTCTGACCAAAAGTTTAAAAGCACAGAACTTGTTAAAGAAGATGAATTGAAAGGAGATAGAGGgcatatattaataatatgcTATTTGAGGGTATGCAAAAATCTAGTTGAGTATAACATATACACTAACATTAACCAACTCCTGTTATTCGGACTTAAGCGTTTAATTGTCCTGCTAACAAGCCTTAAGTTGTATTTGTTAAGCATAAGAATATGTGAATTTTTCAGAATTAGCCCAGCATTGGTCTTACTGGGGTGGATTACAACAAGGATTAAGCTCGGAACACATTTAACAGATTCTGAGCTTTATAACCTGATTTCAAGTCGACTTGACAAGTACCTAGGAACTGTTTTATCGTTTTCAAAAGTTGCCCAGGTAGTTTTTAAGCATGGAAGAGACGTTCTTGCATTGTCATTTATAGAGCGAGAGAAATGTCCATACAAGCAATTTAAGGTTTTAATAAAGTGGAATGAACTTAGTAGGGCTGCAAAGGTGGCAAATGAGTGTGGCGACCCAACTCTGATAAacttcataattttaaagacCGTCAGCAATAACGATATTTCTAACATAATAACACTATCAAATGAGTATGGCCTTATCAAGAACATGTTTGTTCAGCAGCTGCTTTTGAGTGGCAATGATAAGGTGCTGCAGGTATTTTACGAGAGGACGAACCTCGTCTTTGAAGCTGGCCTCAACAGTATAAACATATATAATCGTAATAATCCATTTCTAACCAGCAGAGAAGGAGGTCGTGATGGGAAAGACAAGAGAGATGACCTTAATAGGGAGAGGAAATACAGTTTAAACTATAGTAACGGCTACTTTGGAAATAAGACCAACGTCGATGCAACATTTTGGCATGAGGCTGTCAACAATGAAATGGTCCTTCTGGAACATCAAATTAACCTCGAGAACACTCATGAATCACTTAAATCTATCAGGTTGGTCGGCAGGAGCCTGATGGAAACAATTTATGAGCTTTACAAGCTGAACTTAACCAAAGAGGTTGAGGTTCTTGTTAACACCTTCAAGTTACCTATTAATCAAACTCG
- a CDS encoding Rtr1/RPAP2 family protein yields MVQSAGTVHFDQSEPLVFYYESFKHNYSETKTNNKNNLSKKNFNTGSFTVPEHLPVFRQFFNFNSGKGNKQKKYTRKDSIDPSNRQDPDETLSSIYNTNNTDSPLLFSDSGSDPVNDHDSDLNNGVTEKNDSSQETNGTEPVSEEKVSNATYFYKILFHLIDIASDGSRFKCCKRSPVNPCEPCKFVEKLIYTYFDLTTLEDVIADRSDKGICGYIYCCNQIEKSSGSSKYKIDVVSKSVYDREECDSFCSTTCLNENQKVSAKVSLSPVELGTFTPRAMRNANNDTLKKLYEDVFSLRNCFGSSINFNLNNVTGGTTDVGIQDVSSQDTPIKRTGSSEKVVNRSTDLISRKTTEIEDRPSKNSLEEKRQRIDTFEIFEDFDSSDEMSDSSMSEANVKFYKDPEKLVSIYKPSPHNTDLADNTTTFYSFDRESLDLSEPEDYLEDDYLGIFSWLWYVLSNFITSNTRDFLNSGIVTQNTYNESFDDLYDQCLKGIPKSLDTLKLHIHYLLSTFKPVKNNLLNTKIMEPLAFTIKYVILKNRNHLPLNYDSNLSNNWHDSNTQDLDSELDDIVFEEPEETDNLVYGEEALDVDYEMLLEDVNSVLNNRFQLDQESIDILSELFLDN; encoded by the exons ATGGTTCAATCAGCTGGAACAGTACATTTTGATCAATCAGAACCTTTAGTGTTTTATTACGAGTCATTTAAACATAATTACTCAGAAactaaaactaataataaaaacaacCTAAGTAAAAAAAACTTCAATACTGGAAGCTTCACTGTGCCAGAACATCTACCAGTTTTCCGTCAGTtcttcaattttaatagtGGAAAAGGTAACAAACAAAAAAAGTATACCCGCAAGGATTCCATAGATCCAAGTAATAGACAGGATCCAGATGAGACGTTATCCTCGATTTATAATACCAACAACACTGATAGCCCTCTTCTTTTCAGCGATAGTGGCAGTGATCCTGTCAATGATCACGATTCCgatttaaataatggaGTAACAGAAAAAAATGATTCATCACAAGAAACAAATGGGACGGAGCCAGTATCAGAAGAAAAGGTGTCCAACGCTACGTATTTTTATAAGATTCTGTTTCACCTGATTGACATTGCATCCGATGGAAGCCGTTTCAAGTGTTGCAAAAGATCACCAGTTAACCCGTGTGAACCATGTAAGTTCGTGGAGAAActaatatacacatattttGATCTCACGACACTGGAGGATGTAATTGCAGACAGATCTGACAAAGGAATCTGCGGATATATATACTGTTGTAACCAGATCGAGAAAAG ttcCGGAAGCTCGAAGTATAAAATCGATGTGGTATCAAAGAGCGTATATGATAGGGAGGAATGTGACTCATTTTGCTCAACAACGTGCCTGAATGAAAACCAGAAGGTCAGCGCCAAGGTATCACTGTCCCCGGTGGAACTTGGAACATTCACTCCAAGAGCAATGAGAAATGCAAATAATGACACTCTGAAGAAACTGTACGAAGACGTTTTCAGCCTCAGGAACTGTTTTGGCTCAtctataaattttaaccttaATAATGTAACAGGCGGTACGACAGATGTAGGGATTCAGGACGTTAGTTCACAAGACACTCCTATTAAACGCACGGGAAGTAGTGAAAAGGTGGTGAATAGAAGTACAGATTTAATAAGCAGGAAGACAACGGAAATTGAGGATAGGCCGTCAAAGAACTCACTAGAGGAGAAAAGACAAAGGATTGACACatttgaaatatttgaaGACTTCGACTCGTCAGATGAAATGTCAGACTCCTCAATGTCAGAAGCAAATgtcaaattttacaaagACCCAGAAAAACTCGTTTCAATTTATAAACCATCTCCTCACAATACAGATTTGGCAGACAACACGACCACTTTCTACTCATTCGATCGCGAAAGCCTGGATTTGTCAGAACCCGAAGATTATTTAGAGGATGATTATTTGGGCATTTTCTCATGGTTGTGGTACGTTCTGAGTAATTTCATTACAAGTAACACTCGTGATTTTCTTAACTCAGGAATAGTAACTCAAAATACCTATAAC gAAAGTTTCGATGATTTGTATGACCAGTGTCTGAAAGGAATACCAAAGAGCCTTGATACATTAAAGTTACACATACACTACTTATTGTCAACATTTAAACCAGtcaag aaTAATCTACTCAACACTAAAATCATGGAACCCCTGGCGTTTACGATTAAGTATGTGATTCTAAAGAATAGGAACCATCTGCCTCTGAATTACGactcaaatttatcaaataacTGGCATGATTCCAATACACAGGATCTAGACTCAGAGTTAGACGATATTGTGTTTGAAGAACCAGAAGAAACGGATAATTTAGTCTATGGTGAAGAAGCACTAGATGTAGATTATGAAATGCTATTAGAAGATGTAAACAGTGTATTAAATAACCGATTCCAGCTGGACCAAGAGTCAATAGATATACTATCTGAGCTTTTCCTGGACAATTGA